The window GTTTGATATAAAAGTATATCTGCAGCCATTAGGGGAGGATATGTTAGCAGTGCAGCAGAAACAGCGTCTTTACCAGAAGACTTATCCTTGAATTGAGTCATTCTTTCTAATTCACCGATATACGATATACATTGCATAATCCATCCAGCTTGTGCATGTGCAGGAACTTCAGATTGTATAAATAATGTAGATTTCTTAGGATCAATACCTACGGCAATATATAATGCTGCTAAGGAACGTATATGATCGCTCAATTCTTTTGGGTCCTGCGCAATTGTAATTGCATGTTGGTCTACAATACAAAACACGCAGTCAAAATCATTTTGTAATGCAGTGAATTGTCTGAAGGCACCGATGTAATTCCCTAGGGTGATAATACCTGTTGGTTGTACGCCTGAAAAAATTTTCTTCATTTTTCGTATCTCCTTTTCCTATTGAAAATAAAAAAACATCATGCATCCCTATAAAAGGGACGAATGATGTTAAATCCGTGGTACCACCCAGCTTGCTAAAAATAATTAGCCACTCTACTTTCGTAACGTGAAGGGGACGGTATATGCTACTTCACTTTCACATATACTGCTCAGAAGCCCATTCCATTTACAGTATGATCTGTTTCCAGCGACCACAGACTCTCTTAACATACGATAGTAAATGTACTTTTCTTCTTCAAAGCTCAATTATTTAGTTTTGATTATTATATATAGAAGGAATGCAAAAATCAAGCGTTCCTAGTAACTATAATAGATGAACAAAGCGATACACATACAAAATAAACAAGAGAGACCTAATGCAATAATCGGCTTATGTGGAAAAGAAAATATTTGAGACGGTAATCGCATCTGTTCTGCCTCTTTTTTCATATGTTTGGGCGTAAATACTTTACGTGTACTTTCAGTAAAAAAGTCAAAAAAACCACCTGAAACAACATAAGTCATTAAACCGACAAACGTAATTGTTCCACCGACAAAAAAGGACATGTTTATGTAAGGAACGAGTTGAATATTTTTATAAACTAAAAGCATAAGTATAAAAATAACTACCTGACAACCAAAAAAGTACATCATTCTTTTTTTCATATTTCACCTCTATCAATTGAAATTATAAAATAGACTCAGAAAATATGCAAAAAATTGATTATTTAATTTAACAAAAATAAACAATTTCTTTTCCAAACATTCACAATTGTTAGGACAATGTAATGATTTTGTTACACTATTGTAAAAATATTTAAAAAAAGCCTGTACAAGTCTAAAAGAAAATGTATAATAATTATTGTAATGAATTTTTCTGAATATTTAAGGAGGTTATTATTTTGAAGAATAGCAAGCTTGTATGGCTTTTAAGCCTACTGTTAGTTGTTACTTTATTCCTGGCTGCTTGTGGTGGCGACGATAAAGCAAAAGATACAACTACAGACACAGACGAAAAAGAAGGTACAACAGAAGAAACAGAAGAAGTAGCTGCTGATGAAGACCAAGTTCTTAACTTGATCATGACTGCAGAAATTCCAACAATGGACTCAGCTCTAGTAACTGATGCAGTTGGTTTTGATCTACTTAACAACGTAAACGAAGGTTTATACCGTTTGAGTCAAGAAAATATTGCTGTTCCAGCACTTTCTGATGGTGAACCAACAGTTTCTGAAGATGGATTAGTTTATACATTCACTTTACGTGACTCAAACTGGTCAGATGGTACTCCAGTAACTGCAAATGACTTTGAATATGCTTGGAAACGTGCTATGAACCCAGATACTGCATCTGAATACGGTCCATACATGATGTCTGGCGTTATCAAAAATGCAACTGCAATTTCTAATGGTGAAGCTGAATACACTGAGTTAGGTGTTAAAGCGCTTGACGAAAAAACATTAGAAGTAACGCTTGAAAAACCAATTCCTTACTTCTTATCACTTATGTCATTTGGAACATTCTTACCACAAAAAGAAGAATTCGTTACAGCGCAAGGTGAAAACTACGCGAAAAATTCTGAAGCACTTTTATACAACGGACCATTTACTTTAGCTAACTGGGACGGAACAGGTTTATCTTGGCAACTACTTAAAAATGAGCAGTACTGGGATAAAGAAACTGTAAAACTTACTGAAATTAATTATGACGTAGTGAAAGAAACTGCAACTGCAGTAAACTTATATACAAATGGTGAAAAAGATCGTGCTTCACTATCAGGAGAATATGCAATGCAATATGCTGCTGATCCAGAACTAGTAACTGAATTAGAAACTTCAGTATTCTATTTCAAATATAACCAAGAACGTCTTGGAGAAAAAACTCCACTTGCAAATGTTAATATTCGTGAAGCTATTACTAAAGCATTCAACAAAGAAGATTTGGCTTCTGTAGTTTTAGCAAATGGTTCAACAGCAGCATATTCATTCATTCCAAAAGATTTCGTTTTTGATGAAGATGGAAATGACTTCCGTGACGTTAACGGAGACATGGCTGTATTCAATGCAGATGAAGCAAAAGCTGCATGGGAAAAAGGTTTAGCAGAGCTAGGTGTTACTGAACTTTCTTTAGAAATTCTTGGTGGAGACACTGAACTTTCTAAAAAAATGGATGAATACTTCAAAGCTCAATTAGAAGGTAACTTACCTGGTTTAACTATTACTCTTAAAGAAGTTCCATTTAATGTTCGTTTAGATCTTGACACAAACCAAGACTATGACATTCAAGTTGCAGGATGGGGACCAGATTACCAAGATCCATTCACATTCTTAAGCCTATGGGAAACTGATGGCGGTAACAACCAAATGTCATACTCAAATCCTGAGTACGATCAATTGTTAACAGATATTAATGGTTCTTTAGCTCAAGATATTCCAGCTCGTTGGGAAGCAATGGCTAAAGCCGAGAAAATGATCGTTGACCAAGATTTCGCAGTTGGACCAATCTACCAACGTGGATTAATGTTCCTTCAAAAACCTTATGTTAAAGGTGTAATTGCTCATCCATTCGGTGGAGATTACAGCTATAAATGGGCTTATATCGAAGGTAAATAATTTAGATAGTTAACAAGTTTTAAAATCTCATAGTTAGAGAGTATATGGTTCCTACTGGATCATGTACTCTCTTTTTAAATGAATCAGAATTCACGAAATATTTAATATTAATAATTTGATTTTGACAATTACCCGTGTTTTCTGTTTATATATATTAGTAGGTTATTAATCTTAAAATATTTTTTGTAGGAGGTGCAAAGATGGCAAAATACATTACTCGTCGTGTTTTTTATATGTTTATAACGTTTTTCCTGATTGCGACGGCAACATTTTTCTTAATGAAGGCGCTTCCAGGATCCCCGATTAGCTCTGCTTCAAAACTATCCCCTACACAACTTGCGGTAGTTGAAGCGAAATATGGGTTAGATCAACCGATTCCAGTACAATACGCAAAATATATGTTGAATTTGGCGCAAGGCGACTTAGGTAACTCATTTCAATTTAAGAATGCTAGCGTAACAGATTTAATCATAGATCGTTTAGGACCATCTATGTTACTTGGAACTCAAGGTTTAGTACTTGGTGTAGCGTTAGGAATACTATTAGGTATGATTGCAGCACTAAGACAAAATACTATTTGGGATTACGGTAGTACATTTGTGGCTATCATCGGTATTTCTATTCCATCTTTCGTTTTTGCCACTTTTCTTCAATATTGGTTGGCTGTTGAATGGAAAATATTCCCCGTCGGTTTGTGGAAGGATGGCTGGATGTCCAGCGTACTCCCATCTATTGCTTTAGCAATGGGACCACTTGCAACGGCTTCTCGATTTATACGTACGGAAATGATTGAAGTTTTAAGTTCAGATTATATTACTTTGGCAAAGTCTAAAGGAGCCAATGGTTTCGAAATAGCATTTAAGCATGCTTTCCGAAATGCATTGATCCCGCTAGTTACTGTTTTAGGACCACTAGCAGCTGGATTATTAACAGGATCTCTTGTTATAGAACAAATCTTTGCAATACCTGGTATCGGAGAGCAATTTGTTAAGTCCATTATGTCTAATGACTTCTCTATCATTATGGGAACAACATTATTCTTCTCTGCATTCTTAATTGTCGTAATATTCTTAGTAGATGTGCTTTATGGCATCATCGATCCACGTATTCGTTTGTCAGGAGGTAAAGATTAATGAAACACGACTTACAAAAACCACCTGCAGATTCCTTTGAAAGAATTGAATTAGATGCTAGTCATGCGGAGCGTATTGCAAAACCAAGTTTAAGTTTCTGGCAGGATGCTTGGCTTCGAATTCGTAAAAATAAAGCCGCGATAGTGAGTATGTTCATTTTGGCTCTCATTATCATTATGGCTTTTGTCGGGCCAATGATTAGTCCGCATGATGCGGAAACACAAACAATCACTCATGCTAATTTACCTCCAAAGGTTCCCGGTATTGAAAAACTTGGAATAATGGATGGTGTTGGTACTCTAGCAGGTAAAGAAGTAGACTTATATGAAATGAAAAAAGTAGATACGTATTATTGGTTTGGTACAGACGGTTTAGGCCGCGATATGTTCTCACGAGTTTGGGAAGGTACACAAATCTCTTTACTCATCGCTTTTGTGGCAGCTATAATCGATATGGTTATCGGTGTTGCTTACGGTGGGATCTCTGGTTACTATGGCGGTCGTGCTGATGATATTATGCAACGTATCGTAGAGATTCTATATGGTATCCCAACACTTGTAATAGTTATCCTAATGCTTAGCTTTATGGAACCAGGTATTACCGCGATTATTATCGCAATCACCATTACTGGATGGATTGGCATGTCCCGTATAGTACGTGGCCAAGTATTAAAATTCAAAAACCAAGAATTTGTATTAGCATCACGGACATTAGGTGCAACAAATGGACGAATTATTACAAAACATATTTTACCTAATATTTTAGGTATTATTATTATTAACACAATGTTCACTATTCCAACTGCAATTTTCTTCGAAGCATTTTTAAGCTTCATTGGTTTAGGTTTACAGCCACCTGACGCATCTTTAGGGACTCTTATTAATGATGGATACAAATTGGTTCAATTCCAACCACATATTCTCTTGTTCCCATCTATTATTATTAGTTTACTAATGATTGCATTCAACTTATTAGGTGATGGTTTACGTGACGCACTTGATCCAAAAATGAAAGACTAAAAGGAGGAAAGCCAAAATGGAAAACATATTAGAAGTAAATGACCTAGAGCTTTCCTTCCATACATTTGCTGGTGAAGTAAAAGCCATTCGTGGTGTTAACTTCGACTTAAAAAAAGGTGAAACACTTGCAATTGTTGGAGAGTCTGGTTCTGGTAAGTCAGTTACAACGAAGGCAATTATGCGTTTATTGCCTGAATCAAGTTCAGAATTTAAAAATGGTCAAATATTATTTAATGGAAAAGATTTAACTAAGCTATCGGATAAAGAGATGCAAAAGATTCGTGGGAAAGATATTTCGATGATTTTCCAAGATCCAATGACTTCTTTAAATCCAACGATGACAATTGGTAAGCAAATCATGGAACCAATTTTAAAGCACCAGAAAGTTAGTAAATCGGAAGCACGTAAAGTGGCAGTTGATCTTTTACGTTTAGTTGGTATGCCTAAACCAGAAGCACGTATTAAACAATATCCACACCAATTTTCAGGTGGTCAGCGTCAACGTATTGTAATTGCAATAGCATTAGCTTGTAATCCACAAATTCTAATAGCAGATGAACCTACGACTGCGTTAGATGTAACGATACAAGCGCAAATTTTAGAGTTAATGAAGGATTTACAAAAGAAAATTGATACTTCTATCATTTTCATTACCCATGACCTTGGGGTTGTTGCTAATGTTGCAGATAGAGTGGCAGTAATGTATGGTGGTAAAATTGTGGAGATTGGGACTGTAGATGAAATATTCTACAACCCGCAGCATCCATATACATGGGGCTTACTAAGTTCGATGCCGTCATTAGATACAGCAGAAGCGAAATTGTATGCAATTCCAGGAACTCCTCCTGATTTATTGTATCCTCCAAAAGGCGATGCATTTGCTCTACGTAGTGATTATGCATTGAAAATAGATTTAGAAGAAGCACCGCCGTTCTTTAAGGTAAGTGACACTCACTCTGCAGCAACATGGTTGTTACATCCAGATGCTCCAGAAGTAGAACCACCGCTAGCAATTGTAGAACGTATGAAAAAATTCCCTGGCAGTCGTTATTATGAAGGAACGGAAGGAGGTACTTACTGATGGCTGAAAAATTATTAGAAATTAAAAATCTTAAGCAGTATTTCAATCAAGGTAAGCCTAATGAAGTTCGCGCTGTAGACGATATCAGCTTTGATATTTATAAAGGGGAAACACTTGGACTAGTTGGAGAATCTGGTTGTGGGAAATCCACAACAGGTCGTACAATTATCCGTCTTTACGATGCAACAGATGGACAAGTAATTTATGATGGTATAAATGTACATGATAAAAAATCTAAAAAAGATTTAAAAACATTTAACCGTAAAATGCAAATGATTTTCCAAGATCCTTATGCATCTTTGAATCCACGTATGAAAGTACTGGATATCATTGCAGAAGGTCTTGATATTCATGGACTTGTGAAAAATTCAAAAGAACGTAAAGAACGTGTGGTTGAATTATTAGAAACGGTAGGTTTGAATCGTGAGCATGCAGATCGATATGCACATGAGTTTTCTGGTGGCCAACGTCAACGTCTAGGAATAGCGAGAGCATTAGCAGTTAACCCAGAATTCATCATTGCCGATGAGCCTATCTCTGCATTAGACGTTTCTATTCAAGCACAAGTAGTTAACCTATTAAAAGAGTTACAAGAAGAAAAAGGATTAACATACTTGTTTATAGCCCATGATTTATCAATGGTTAAATACATTTCCGATCGTATAGGTGTAATGTATTTTGGTAAGCTAGTAGAACTAGCGCCTGCAGAAGATTTATACAATAATCCTATGCATCCGTATACGCAGTCATTATTATCTGCTATACCGCTTCCTGACCCAAATTATGAGCGTAATCGTGTTCGTAAATCATACGATCCTGCCTCTCATAATTATCAAGATGGGGAAGAGATAGCTATGCGTGAAGTAACATCTGGACATTTCGTATATTGTTCAGCAAAAGAGCTTGCAACTTTACAAGCTATATCAAATTCATAAGTTTAATAAATCGACGACCATTCAAACCGAATGGTCGTTTTTTTTGAAAGAATTAGTATATAGAAATGTAGTGTGAACACTTGGTTCGTGGGACTTTAATGAAGGTATAGTACTACTGATTTCCGTTTCAGGTGGAGACAAAGGAACGATGGCTAAGAACGCCACCTCGTGTGGCAACGCCTTCGTGACCAACATCCTGTTGGCCTCCGCAGGGTGAGCGATGAACCATCACCGACGCTCCGCGTTCGCTTGTGATGGTTCATCTGTCTCACTCATCCTGCTGGAGTCGCCACCTTCCACTACAATCAATATAGGGAGTAGTGCTTGACAATATGATTTAGCAAAGAAAATCAGCAAGCTAATAGAAAAAGTTAATGTAGTAATAATACCATCCTGTAATTGCTATTTTACAGGATAAAAGTATAAAAAAAATGCTCTGCAATAAGTGTTGATAGCATTTCATGTTATTAATCCCAATTAAATGAAGGATAAAGACTGTACATATATTTTTATAATAGTGGAGATTTAGAGGTATAGTAAGTTTTTGCTTCATTAAGAAGGAGGGAGCGACCGAAATTGTATCTTCGAGACCCGCACGATGCGGGTCAGGCAGTCGTTGTGACACGATGTCGCGTACTAAGACTGTCTGTCATCACCTCTATGATTAGGAAAGTATTTTTTCTCTAGTTATCCATAAAAGTACTTACCTGTTTCTAAAAGTTGTAGGAGGGAGACGAACAGACGAACGCCATAAAATTACCGCAAAAAGAGATGCTGGTCGTGACGCGGTCACGACCAGCATCTTTAGAAATTCACTCGGTAATAATGTAGCGACCTGTCTGTTCAAAGCCCTTCGAAAACGATAGAAACAGGTTTTGACCTCTTAAGGGTTATGCATATTTTTGCCCAGTTTTTTCTAAGATAAAGTATAAACTTTTTTGCTATTTTAATAAAAGGAAGCAAATAGCCATGCAGTATTTCCGAAAAGATTTAAAACATGTATTCTGGGTATATAAAGAGTAAACTTAATATTTCTAGTAATCTAACTTATTTTGGTCTATTGGCACTTTTATTCATATGTATCGATTGTTAGAATGAAAGGACTTAGAGGAAAGGAATTTTTAAAATATGAAAAAACAACTTAGAGTAATAGCTTCGGCATCTATTGCGATGACTATATTACTACCAGGTACGGGGAAGGCCGAAACAACTTTGTTTTCAAAGGATTTTTCATCTAAAGAATTTAGCTTTCAAGCAATAGATGAAACAATAGTATCTTCCTCCAAATTATTTACATATGACTCTGGATTTACTTTTGAATATCCAGATGCGGTAAGAGGAGTTTATGTAACAGGTCATTCCGCAGGGGGGGAACGATTTAATGACTTGTTGAATTTAATGGATACCACGGACTTAAACGCGATGGTTATTGATCTTAAAGATGATTTCGGAAACCTTACTTATATCCCCAAAGAGGATTCACCTCTGGCAAAATATAATATTGGAAAGCCATACATAAAAGACACCCAAGCAATGTTGAAGAAAATGGAAGAAAAACAGATTTATCCAATAGCTCGTATCGTTATCTTCAAGGATACTGAGCTTGCAGAAACTAAGCCTGAATGGTCATTTGTAGAAGGCGCATCGGTTTGGAAAAATGGACGAGGTGAAGCATTCGTCAATCCATTTATGAAAGAGGTATGGGATTATAATGTAGAAATTGCTATCGAGGCTGCTAAAATGGGCTTTAAAGAAATTCAATTTGACTATGTTCGTTTTCCTGAAGGGTTTGAAAAAAGAGAAGACACTTTAAAATACTCTATGGGTGAATATGAAACGTCAGAGTTAGATTTGGTTCAACGTAGGGTTTCAGCGGTTACGGATTTTGTAGCTTATGCCAAGGAAAAACTTAAACCATATGGTGCACAATTATCGGTTGATATTTTCGGTTACTCAGCTACATTACCTGAAGCCCCAGGTATTGGGCAAAACTTCAGTAAAATCTCTGAAAATGTAGATGTTATTTCCTCCATGATCTACCCAAGTCATTGGACTTCTTACTTTGGAATTGCTAAACCAGATTTAGAGCCATATAGATTAGTACAGGAATACGCAAAAGTTGAAAATGCAAAACTAGCAGAGCTTGAAAATCCACCTGTATCTAGACCATGGCTACAAGATTTTACAGCTTCCTATTTAGGGTCAGGAAATTATCAACAATACGGTAAAGATGAGGTAGAGGCTCAGATTAAAGCATTAAATGAAGCGGGTATAAATGAATACTTATTATGGAATGCTGGGAATAGATATTCTCCTGGAGTAGATTATACTCCATAAGCATAATGGATAGATTAATGAAGTAGGATGAGATTTTATCCTGCTTTTTTTTCTTTTTTTGAAACCTTTTTACATACAAAACGTACTATTAAGTATAACAGATATTTTCATTAAGTATCACTAATTGAGAATGCGCTTTTTTTATAATAGTGATGTTTAATTTTTTTAAATGATGGGTATTAATTAATATGTATCTAAATTATATATAATTAAATATAAGGATTCCTTTATAAGTAACACGAAATTGTGACAGTAATTATTACAAGAAAAAATTTTCATTAAAACGTATTTAAAATGAATTAAAAGTGGTGTATACTTAGAATGTATATTACTACATTAAATTAATTATAATCTACTTTATATAACACAGACATTTGAAAGGAAGTGTTTTTTTAAATGATGGTAACCTTATTCACTTCACCAAGCTGTACTTCTTGTAGAAAAGCGAAAGCTTGGTTAGAAGAACACGAGATAGCATATAAAGAACGCAATATTTTTTCTGAACCACTTAGTATAAGTGAAATAAAAGAAATTTTACGAATGACAGAAGACGGAACAGATGAAATAATTTCAACTCGTTCTAAAATATTCCAAAAGTTGAATGTAGATTTAGAAAGTCTTCCGTTACAACGTCTTTACGAACTAATTCAAGAGCATCCTGGTTTACTTCGTAGACCAATTATCTTAGATGAAAAACGTTTACAAGTTGGATACAATGAAGATGAAATTCGTAGATTCTTACCTAGAAAAGTACGTGCTTATCAACTACTTGAAGCACAACGTCTAGTTAACTAGTATTATACTAAGCTAATTGTTTTTCAAAGTTCGTTTTGAAAAACAATTGGCTTTTCTTTTTTCCTTCTACTTGCATTAAGTGTGAAAATTTTCTACAATGCATATAGTTTGTTTAATAATTTAAAAAGTGAAGCAGGAATCCTTTTCTTTTTTTCACAAACGACATACAATAGTAATAGACACTACACATTTGAAACGGTAAGAAGCGAAAGGAGATGTGTTAAATGGATATCGAACGTATCAATGATAACACTTTCAAAGTATACATTTCATACATCGACATTGAAGAAAGAGGCTTCAGCCGAGATGAAATCTGGTTCAATAAGGATAAGAGCGAGCAGCTTTTTTGGGAAATGATGGATGAGGTTCATGATGATGATCATTTTGAAGAATTAGATGGTCCCTTATGGATTCAAGTTCATGCGATGGAAAAAGGTTTGGAAGTGATTGTTACAAGAACGGAAATAACAAAACAAGATGAGCGTTTAGGAGATAATTCGGATGTAGATGATATATCCAGTAAAATATTTAAAAATGGGGTATCAAGCTCGATCGGTCCACATGAATTTGATGACTTTTCAAGTTATATGGATGAATTAGAAGAAATTCCAGCGGATTATACATTTGTTTTTGAGAGCTTTGATGATGTAATTG is drawn from Psychrobacillus sp. INOP01 and contains these coding sequences:
- a CDS encoding DUF3899 domain-containing protein: MKKRMMYFFGCQVVIFILMLLVYKNIQLVPYINMSFFVGGTITFVGLMTYVVSGGFFDFFTESTRKVFTPKHMKKEAEQMRLPSQIFSFPHKPIIALGLSCLFCMCIALFIYYSY
- a CDS encoding ABC transporter ATP-binding protein: MAEKLLEIKNLKQYFNQGKPNEVRAVDDISFDIYKGETLGLVGESGCGKSTTGRTIIRLYDATDGQVIYDGINVHDKKSKKDLKTFNRKMQMIFQDPYASLNPRMKVLDIIAEGLDIHGLVKNSKERKERVVELLETVGLNREHADRYAHEFSGGQRQRLGIARALAVNPEFIIADEPISALDVSIQAQVVNLLKELQEEKGLTYLFIAHDLSMVKYISDRIGVMYFGKLVELAPAEDLYNNPMHPYTQSLLSAIPLPDPNYERNRVRKSYDPASHNYQDGEEIAMREVTSGHFVYCSAKELATLQAISNS
- a CDS encoding ABC transporter ATP-binding protein, yielding MENILEVNDLELSFHTFAGEVKAIRGVNFDLKKGETLAIVGESGSGKSVTTKAIMRLLPESSSEFKNGQILFNGKDLTKLSDKEMQKIRGKDISMIFQDPMTSLNPTMTIGKQIMEPILKHQKVSKSEARKVAVDLLRLVGMPKPEARIKQYPHQFSGGQRQRIVIAIALACNPQILIADEPTTALDVTIQAQILELMKDLQKKIDTSIIFITHDLGVVANVADRVAVMYGGKIVEIGTVDEIFYNPQHPYTWGLLSSMPSLDTAEAKLYAIPGTPPDLLYPPKGDAFALRSDYALKIDLEEAPPFFKVSDTHSAATWLLHPDAPEVEPPLAIVERMKKFPGSRYYEGTEGGTY
- a CDS encoding putative glycoside hydrolase, coding for MKKQLRVIASASIAMTILLPGTGKAETTLFSKDFSSKEFSFQAIDETIVSSSKLFTYDSGFTFEYPDAVRGVYVTGHSAGGERFNDLLNLMDTTDLNAMVIDLKDDFGNLTYIPKEDSPLAKYNIGKPYIKDTQAMLKKMEEKQIYPIARIVIFKDTELAETKPEWSFVEGASVWKNGRGEAFVNPFMKEVWDYNVEIAIEAAKMGFKEIQFDYVRFPEGFEKREDTLKYSMGEYETSELDLVQRRVSAVTDFVAYAKEKLKPYGAQLSVDIFGYSATLPEAPGIGQNFSKISENVDVISSMIYPSHWTSYFGIAKPDLEPYRLVQEYAKVENAKLAELENPPVSRPWLQDFTASYLGSGNYQQYGKDEVEAQIKALNEAGINEYLLWNAGNRYSPGVDYTP
- the opp3b gene encoding oligopeptide ABC transporter permease, translating into MAKYITRRVFYMFITFFLIATATFFLMKALPGSPISSASKLSPTQLAVVEAKYGLDQPIPVQYAKYMLNLAQGDLGNSFQFKNASVTDLIIDRLGPSMLLGTQGLVLGVALGILLGMIAALRQNTIWDYGSTFVAIIGISIPSFVFATFLQYWLAVEWKIFPVGLWKDGWMSSVLPSIALAMGPLATASRFIRTEMIEVLSSDYITLAKSKGANGFEIAFKHAFRNALIPLVTVLGPLAAGLLTGSLVIEQIFAIPGIGEQFVKSIMSNDFSIIMGTTLFFSAFLIVVIFLVDVLYGIIDPRIRLSGGKD
- the mecA gene encoding adaptor protein MecA; this translates as MDIERINDNTFKVYISYIDIEERGFSRDEIWFNKDKSEQLFWEMMDEVHDDDHFEELDGPLWIQVHAMEKGLEVIVTRTEITKQDERLGDNSDVDDISSKIFKNGVSSSIGPHEFDDFSSYMDELEEIPADYTFVFESFDDVIGLAKKLDEADLQTSLYYYEDKYYLHIVFDFDITEFELVLNTLSIVSEFANNSKTTIHIIQEYGKQIIANGVLDELNKHF
- the spxA gene encoding transcriptional regulator SpxA is translated as MVTLFTSPSCTSCRKAKAWLEEHEIAYKERNIFSEPLSISEIKEILRMTEDGTDEIISTRSKIFQKLNVDLESLPLQRLYELIQEHPGLLRRPIILDEKRLQVGYNEDEIRRFLPRKVRAYQLLEAQRLVN
- the opp3C gene encoding oligopeptide ABC transporter permease, which translates into the protein MKHDLQKPPADSFERIELDASHAERIAKPSLSFWQDAWLRIRKNKAAIVSMFILALIIIMAFVGPMISPHDAETQTITHANLPPKVPGIEKLGIMDGVGTLAGKEVDLYEMKKVDTYYWFGTDGLGRDMFSRVWEGTQISLLIAFVAAIIDMVIGVAYGGISGYYGGRADDIMQRIVEILYGIPTLVIVILMLSFMEPGITAIIIAITITGWIGMSRIVRGQVLKFKNQEFVLASRTLGATNGRIITKHILPNILGIIIINTMFTIPTAIFFEAFLSFIGLGLQPPDASLGTLINDGYKLVQFQPHILLFPSIIISLLMIAFNLLGDGLRDALDPKMKD
- a CDS encoding peptide ABC transporter substrate-binding protein, whose amino-acid sequence is MKNSKLVWLLSLLLVVTLFLAACGGDDKAKDTTTDTDEKEGTTEETEEVAADEDQVLNLIMTAEIPTMDSALVTDAVGFDLLNNVNEGLYRLSQENIAVPALSDGEPTVSEDGLVYTFTLRDSNWSDGTPVTANDFEYAWKRAMNPDTASEYGPYMMSGVIKNATAISNGEAEYTELGVKALDEKTLEVTLEKPIPYFLSLMSFGTFLPQKEEFVTAQGENYAKNSEALLYNGPFTLANWDGTGLSWQLLKNEQYWDKETVKLTEINYDVVKETATAVNLYTNGEKDRASLSGEYAMQYAADPELVTELETSVFYFKYNQERLGEKTPLANVNIREAITKAFNKEDLASVVLANGSTAAYSFIPKDFVFDEDGNDFRDVNGDMAVFNADEAKAAWEKGLAELGVTELSLEILGGDTELSKKMDEYFKAQLEGNLPGLTITLKEVPFNVRLDLDTNQDYDIQVAGWGPDYQDPFTFLSLWETDGGNNQMSYSNPEYDQLLTDINGSLAQDIPARWEAMAKAEKMIVDQDFAVGPIYQRGLMFLQKPYVKGVIAHPFGGDYSYKWAYIEGK